The Burkholderia pyrrocinia genome has a segment encoding these proteins:
- a CDS encoding DMT family transporter: MNNAVRGSLPTLAILIGASVWGLIWYPLRILASLGVTGTLASALTSVVAFLFVIVTRHRTIATLRWHWVLPGIAVTAGVTNLGFVWGTIHGEVLRVMLLFYLTPAWTAIYAHFLLRERLTWAGAGLAALSIGGAMLMLWSPKLGLPLPANPAEWAGLAAGLSFAMSNVLVIKASRELPGMRAEMRTATLFGGAAVFGAIASLFEGLPAAPAGGQLGVAALIIAAIGVTMAANNLLVQYGLARVPANRASIIMLFEIVITALSAWVFASELPTAREWAGGVCIVLATLLSSRVHRAAPAPGKPGDGRDGARAMV, from the coding sequence ATGAATAACGCGGTACGCGGCAGCCTGCCGACGCTGGCCATCCTGATCGGCGCATCGGTATGGGGCCTGATCTGGTATCCGCTGCGGATCCTCGCGTCGCTCGGCGTGACGGGCACGCTGGCGAGCGCGCTGACGAGCGTCGTCGCGTTCCTGTTCGTGATCGTCACGCGGCACCGCACGATCGCGACGCTGCGCTGGCACTGGGTGCTGCCGGGCATCGCGGTCACGGCCGGCGTGACGAACCTCGGTTTCGTATGGGGCACGATCCACGGCGAGGTGCTGCGCGTGATGCTGCTGTTCTACCTGACCCCTGCATGGACCGCGATCTACGCGCACTTCCTGCTGCGCGAACGGCTGACCTGGGCCGGCGCGGGGCTGGCGGCGCTGTCGATCGGCGGCGCGATGCTGATGCTGTGGTCGCCGAAGCTCGGCTTGCCGCTGCCGGCCAACCCGGCCGAATGGGCCGGCCTCGCGGCCGGGCTGAGCTTCGCGATGAGCAACGTGCTCGTGATCAAGGCGAGCCGCGAGCTGCCCGGGATGCGCGCGGAGATGCGCACCGCGACGCTGTTCGGCGGCGCGGCGGTGTTCGGCGCGATCGCGTCGCTGTTCGAAGGGCTGCCGGCCGCGCCGGCGGGCGGCCAGCTCGGCGTCGCCGCGTTGATCATCGCCGCGATCGGCGTGACGATGGCGGCCAACAACCTGCTCGTGCAATACGGTCTTGCGCGCGTGCCCGCGAACCGCGCGTCGATCATCATGCTGTTCGAGATCGTGATCACCGCGCTGTCGGCGTGGGTGTTCGCGAGCGAGCTGCCGACCGCGCGCGAGTGGGCGGGCGGCGTGTGCATCGTGCTGGCGACGCTGCTGTCCAGCCGGGTCCATCGTGCCGCACCGGCACCGGGCAAACCCGGCGACGGTCGGGACGGCGCACGCGCGATGGTATGA